In Tistrella mobilis, the genomic window CGAGCAGGACGATGCCGGTCAGGAGAAAACCGAGCAGACGGATCAGGCTCATCGGCTGTGCAACGCCGCGGGCCAGGGCCGGCGGCTCCCATATGGTTGACGGGCGGGGCCAGCGGACGGAAACGCCCCTGGTCGCGGAGCCGGAGTGTGGCCGCGCAGGGCGCCCGCGTCAATCGCAGGGGCACCATGCCCGCCCTGCAAGCCACGCAAATGACACGGCATAAGACGGCTGGGGCACCGCGCGCGCTCGGGCGGGCTCAGAGGCGGCTCCAGGTCTGCTCGCCGGCAAAGAACTGGTCGATCGCCCCCGCGATGCCGCGGGCGAGCTTCGCGCGATGCGCGGGGTCCTGAAGCACTTTCTCGTCCTGACGGTTGGACAGGAAACCGGTCTCGATCAGCACCGACGGCATGTCCGGGGCCTTGAGCACGGCGAAGCCGGCCGACCGGACCGGCTTGGTCAGCAGTTCGGTATGCGGCTGAACCTGGCCGATGACATGGCCTGCAAAGCGCGCCGACAGGTTCATGGTCTCGCGCCGGGCCAGATCGATCAGGATCGAGGTGACCTCGGCGCTCTCCGTCGAAAGATCGACGCCGGCGATCAGGTCGGACTTGTTTTCGCTGTCGGCCAGCTGGGCCGCAACGCCGTCGGACGCCCGTTCCGACAGGGTGTAGATCGACAGGCCGCGGGTGCGCGGATTCTGCACCGAGTCGGCATGGATCGAGATGAACAGCTCCGCCTGGGCGGCACGGGCGATGGCAACCCGGTCGCGCAGCCGGATGAAGATGTCGCGGTCGCGGGTCAGCACGGCCTTGTAGCGGCCGGTCTTCTCAAGCTCCTGGGCCAGGGCCTTGGCCATGGCGAGCGTGATCGACTTCTCCTGCACGCCGGTGATGCCGATCGCGCCCGGATCGATGCCGCCATGGCCGGCATCGATGGCGACGATCCGCCGGCCGTCGGTCCGGGCGCGCGGCCGGGCCGCATCGGGCACGATCGGCGCTGCGGCAACGGCTGCCTGGCCCGCGGGCGGCTGCGGGGCGGCGGCGACCTTGGTGCCGTCGAACCGGTCTTCCGGTTCCCCCTTCAGCGTGGTCCGGGCGAAGGATTGCGCCGAGGTGCGCGACAGATCGACCACGAAACGCGGCGGCAGCCCGTCC contains:
- a CDS encoding N-acetylmuramoyl-L-alanine amidase, with translation MAKRVVGWMLVCLLALVSVIAGPLPGIGPEEAAAAETARAVGLRFGMHPDKTRLVIDLDRRVDFRAFTLSGPDRVVIDFRNLDWQILDKGENSGAGLIARYRVGLFEPGVYRMVLDLSQPSQIDSMFVLPAQDGLPPRFVVDLSRTSAQSFARTTLKGEPEDRFDGTKVAAAPQPPAGQAAVAAAPIVPDAARPRARTDGRRIVAIDAGHGGIDPGAIGITGVQEKSITLAMAKALAQELEKTGRYKAVLTRDRDIFIRLRDRVAIARAAQAELFISIHADSVQNPRTRGLSIYTLSERASDGVAAQLADSENKSDLIAGVDLSTESAEVTSILIDLARRETMNLSARFAGHVIGQVQPHTELLTKPVRSAGFAVLKAPDMPSVLIETGFLSNRQDEKVLQDPAHRAKLARGIAGAIDQFFAGEQTWSRL